A genomic segment from Phalacrocorax aristotelis chromosome 16, bGulAri2.1, whole genome shotgun sequence encodes:
- the ARHGDIA gene encoding rho GDP-dissociation inhibitor 1 — MAEQEPTAEQLAQIAAENEEDEHSVNYKPPAQKSIQEIQELDKDDESLRKYKEALLGAVTVTADPNAPNVVVTKLTLVCATAPGPLELDLTGDLESFKKQAFVLKEGVEYRIKISFRVNREIVSGLKYIQHTFRKGVKIDKTEYMVGSYGPRAEEYEFLTPMEEAPKGMLARGSYNIKSKFTDDDKTDHLSWEWNLTIKKDWKD; from the exons atggcagagcaggagccGACGGCAGAGCAGCTGGCCCAGATTGCAGCTGAGAATGAGGAGGATGAACACTCCGTCAACTATAAACCACCTGCCCAGAAGAGCATCCAGGAGATCCAGGAGCTCGACAAGGATGATGAGAGCCTGCGCAAGTACAAGGAGGCACTGCTCGGTGCTGTCACTGTGACTGCAG atcccaatgctCCAAATGTGGTGGTGACCAAACTGACTTTGGTCTGCGCTACTGCTCCTGGCCCTCTGGAGCTGGACCTGACAG GTGACCTGGAGAGCTTTAAGAAGCAAGCGTTTGTGCTGAAGGAGGGTGTGGAATACCGGATAAAAATCTCCTTTAGG gTTAACAGGGAGATTGTGTCGGGGTTGAAGTATATTCAGCACACGTTCCGGAAAGGTGTGAAAA TTGACAAGACCGAATACATGGTTGGGAGCTACGGCCCCCGAGCAGAGGAGTATGAGTTTCTAACCCCCATGGAAGAAGCCCCTAAGGGCATGCTGGCCCGGGGCAGCTACAACATCAAATCCAAGTTCACAGATGATGATAAGACTGACCACCTGTCCTGGGAGTGGAACCTGACCATCAAGAAGGATTGGAAGGACTAG